In the Ctenopharyngodon idella isolate HZGC_01 chromosome 21, HZGC01, whole genome shotgun sequence genome, ttgGCTTTGATGCAGCCACCTCCGTCGGAAATCATTTGTTGCTTGTTGTTGTTTACTTCTTTAagttttacaaaatgtttagaAATGCTGTTGGGtgctcttattattattaatattaatgttattattaacagttctcagaattaaatatatgtttaaaagcatttttttttttttgtcagagcccttgttattcttaattttgacattaattttcatttttacaccagacatattatatatatatatatatatcggtTCTCCGTCTACTTGATCTGtaataatcggtatcggccctGAAAAACACATATCGGTCGAATCTACACTATGATACCTGCTCATCTGACTAGACACATTACGGAAAGATTGACTTACAGAAACACGTGAAATTAAATCTTCTACCATGAAAGACACAGAGCTTTCGAGAAAAACAAGAGATCTGATTTCTGACTACAGGACAGTTTGGGGTGTTTTACTCCCAGAGGCTGAAATTCACTTCATATTCTTTACATTTGGGGTCCAAAAGAGCCCAACGCAAACAAAAGTGAGGGGACGCCTTTTAGGTTTAGGTTAAAATGTGTACAATAAACatgtaaaaatgaattgttttcaCTCTTAGACCAAACAAAAGTAATGTTTGGGGGACTCGAGTATGTTTGACAAGTGCATAATCAATGGAACAATCACAGTAAATTGTAAACAATCATACGACTGTACTTTTAGTGCACAAATGTCACACAAAATCCGACATTTTGTTTATAATCAGTTCTCATATCAACCTATACTTCACTCAGAACAATTGACAAACCTTCATATGATGCCAATGCTGACCTCGAACATACAATGAAACTTTACCGCAACTACAGCCAAAATTCTCCTTTATTAAGCCTAAGAATCATCGAAGACACTTTACGGGAGTTTAAACACGTGTTCTACCGATAAATCTTTACAAACATGTATATGAGGATGAGTTTCTCTGCTGTTGTGCATCCAAACACAGGTAGAGGAACTCAGGTGTGACACACCTTTAACAACACCGTATACAAGAACACAAACCCCTTAATAGCGTGTTTAAACACTCAAACATGACTTACCGATCTCAGATCGACTTCTGTGAATCCTCTGAGGGTGTTTCGTGTGTTTTATTGCTCCATGTTCGCTCCGTGTCAGTGTGGAAGAGCTGTTCTGTGTGTGTCCTCAATCAAACTGGAAAAACTGGTCGGACGAGGAGAAGCTTTACTCCTACAGACCCATTATACACACACTAGGATGGAGGcttcctttcttttcttttttttttcttcctttcctTTTTGAACCAACACACTCCAAGACTGCAACTCATTCCTCAGCGATCACGTGATCGCGCAGGTACGAAAGGTGTGACTCATTTTACATTCAAATTCTGCGGGGAGCTTTTTTCccttttcctgtttttatttctgtgtcCTGGTATCGATATTAGAGGGgggtttatataaataatagaatAATTTCAATgcctatatttttaaatacaatataataattattttaataatataatttcttatcAGGATTACTCAACTTTGCGTAGGTGTAAAAcctgaataaatataaatttaatgtaaatgGAAAACGAGGCTGTGTTGGTCTACATACACTTATacatatgaaaaatataatagttctaatcagtttttaaaatgtattttctcaACTTTGGGAGTGTGTAAAAacttgaataaatgtaaatataaatgtaaaattaggcTTTTTCGATCTAAATACTCTTGAATTTTAAATACTGGTGAAGTATCGCCCTCTACTGAGAGAAAAGGGTATTTGTTTTAGTCCTGATGGGTTAGCGGTCAGTTATGATGGGTCTAAATAATCTTTACTGTGTATTTTTCAAGTCAGtggttattaatatttctcaggcctgtcagggcttagattaagccaggattaggccttagttcaatttaagtagataaacatgccttagaaaaaaaagctactggtgtgcatcttgagacaaaacaatgacactgacatattttaagatatgtcagtgcaagttgttttcagttaaaacagctcaaacatgcattttagtctgggactaggcttaaaatttgtctgtgaaaccgatGTAGACCGCAGATGAAGCGCAATCATAGACTATCACGTGACACCTGTTACTTTTCTCAACGCTGCTCTGACTGATTCCATCAGGTGTGAGTATAGGATAATAACAATACTTTAACTTATAACatctttttgatattttaataatttgagtTAATAGATCTAAACGATTGTACGTTTTAGTGTACACATGTCCGCAATAAGACAAAGAAAACGTCTTGAGGTACTGTGAAGGGTTCTGCTTTCTGAGCCATCGAAACCGCGCGCCCTCTGGAGGACGAAACCGGTCTTATACGAAACATGGATTAGTTAGGGACgatctaatgtttttttttttaacctcactttatctgattttttttaactgaatttTAATCTTTACGGTATTTAAAgtgtatataaaattacaatataaaaaaaaaaacaattaggAGACATTCAAAATTAGATGATTTCTAATATTTTGGACATAAATATGCATGTTTCTGTACTCCTCAATGAAGATTTTGGAGCTTTGCCTAACATTAAATCTCAGGTCTTTAGTTTTTATGATCACATTTGCTGTAGTTTTTGAGTGTATTgcataaatactgcaataacAATATTAAGTAAAGCTTTGGATTGATCGTTCAGGATGGGCAGGAGTcattaaaagattattattgatTAACATCTATTTATTCAAGAGAAATGTGAAGTCAACaatttgagaagaaaaaaaaaaaatcacaaaaagctaaagagatgcattttaaaattgcaaatatgtttttctaatgttaaaggggacctattaatGCCCCTTTTAAGatagtctctggtgtccccagaatgtgtcggTGAAGTTTaagctcaaaatactccacagataatttattatagcttgtcaaatgtgcccctatttaggtgtgagcaaaccaaaacaaaacaaaaaaaacaaactatatatatatatatatatagtatgtgtccctttaaatgcaaattagctgctgcccgctttccagaagagggcggagctttaacagctcgctcttcagttgctcaacaacaacaaagctggagaatctcacgcagccaaaatgaggattgtcagtaacggtgttcagccttacattgttcaaaccggagtcgacactgatggagagactcaggaagaagttacaacttttagaatgaaactggacgtttctgaacgatTAGTGGATCAATTtggaagcttgttgtagtccttaaaaagcgatttctgtaaaagaaaatatctccctttgcagatgttgtttatgctcaaacagcaacattacacgctaactaaagttaaaaaaagtgaaatcataatcaaggtcCTTTTTAACAGATCACGTTTTTTTATGACTTAACTTACAGAACTTTATGAATTAAATTATATGGATAgcctaaataaaaatgtcttttaatgtGTATAACCTGCCTAATcatctggggaaaaaaaagtattttaataataataataatactaatagtaatagtattattattatcaatcatTTAAGAATAACAATGCTAAAGTTACAGACTGAAATATTTatgtatcatttcatttttctcCAGGACATAAAAAAGCGCTCTTTAATAAAACTGAACATGAATAATCAACCTCCTTCCATTGTTTTagatatacaaaaatattactgaagTCATCCAAGAACTGCACTAGCCATGCAACAGAAATGAAAACCAATACATAATAAATGAGACACATGGGTTatgtagtttttttattttatttttgtgttaatacaataaatatacaaaactcAAACTACTCAACATGCGACTAAAGGAGCGAGACAGGAGTGCATTTGTACAGTACAATGAAATTCAGGACGACAGGCCACCGTTCCTTTAgttatacaaaatatacaaacatCCCTCGAGTCTGTTTTAAATAATGTCAGAGTAGTAGTAGTACAACCAGTGATGGGTTTTCTTCAATTCATTTCTCACGTATCAGTGTTTCAACTAAGTTAGCTAACATCactaatttaaaaaagacaGCTTAAAGCCACGATCCATTGCATCACACACAAGAGGTCACGTCAGTATCTGTCGTCTCGCACTCCCAACAgattcttgtgttttttttttccggttttaaatgaaagcatttcaaaaacaaacaaaaatagagGAACATTCAGGTGCCATTTGttgaaatttatttataaaaggaAGAACGACTTGCTgtaactcacacacactcagagaaccatacatgaatgaaaaaaaacatgacactcaataaaattttaaacaacataaggaatagtgttgtcaaaagtaccgatcGCGATACCAAGTCGAtcctgaaattttaaaaaatgtgaccgTTTGAGCGCTGTTGTAGAGctgattcttaaacacctctgattggcctttatgttcacgcgctcatcaagtatgtctgtgattggctacaatgatcaacgcacgagatcatttgaatttgaaagcgtttagaaagcgggagcgtttgaaagcagtaACGGTCCgttgatagacgcctgctttcaaatgctgccGTGTATATCGGTCCAAGCgctcattgatgtctatttacaacatgtttgtgaagcgttgatcattggagccaatcacagacatatcagatgagcgcgtgaacacaatggccaatcagaggtgtttacgaatccactcaacagcgctcaaaccgtcacatttttaacatttcagatACAAAGTcgatacttttgacaacactaataaggaacatattgaaataaaaggaacagttcatctaagaatcatttttgttggactattcctttaaagcaaAATGTGTCGGACTTCAAACCAAAGCTAATGCAAACTCAATACTGAAAACAGGTGATGAACACACAGtttgttctcacacacacacacacggagtgTTGCTGAAAGGTTAAGATCAAGATCAATTTGCATCTTGATACATATCCCATAACTTGGCTGTCTCTTGGCGACAGTAACCAAGGCTACAAGGTTCTCTGCTCcagtcaataaaaaaaaaaaaaaaagaggaaaataaaCTACACAGACAATGATTCAGAACACGATTAAGGATCCAACCTCAGGACGGCCCAGCACGGCACAGTCTTACACACATCCGCAGGATAAATGCGACATGTCGTTAGCGATATGCGGTTTGGGGGCGTGAAGCAAAGATTTTAACTgtgattttaaaagtgttttccaGTTTAGACTGGGAGAGATGATGATCCACGGCCCGGCAAGCTTCCCATGCATGTGCAGGAACGTATCCTGAGTGGTTCACGCTTTTAAGAATTAGTTTCCATTCCAAAACAACTCTATTAGAGAGACAAAAGAAACCAGAAAGCCTCAGAATCATTCATATGTTTAAAATCAGTCAATACTTATGtcatcatacaggtttgtatatatatatttatatatttacaggtGAAGAGACCCTCTGAGTTGCGTGTGGAGCGTTTACGGTCACATCTGATGGGCGTCTTCATGTACTGATGGCTCATTTGCAGGATAGTTGGGTGAATCTCGCTAAGAAAAGGTCATATTATACCCCAGAATCTAAAGAAAAGCAATTTCGGTAATGCGAAGAAATGGATTTAAATGCTTAATTGTCACCAAAATGGAGTTAATTTTCTTACTTTCTTTTGAATTTGAGATTAAACGTGACCTGGACTTGCGTAACTGTGTGAGATCGCTCATCTTACGAGTGTTTGTTTAAGCGGAGATGATCGGTAAGACAGACCTGTGAGGGCATAACCATTCTTTTTTCCTTGGATCCCATAAAAGGACAtttgatgacatcacttcctgttgtTTAACAAGGACAAACACCCAACAGTGATGTGAACATATAAAGTGACTCTTTAGGCTGTTTAACACACACAGGcgctccacacacacactccaactAAAGAACAGGTCAGCACACCTGCCGATTGACAGGAGGGGAGGGGCTGTGGGCGGGGTCTCAGTCAGTCACAGGAGTGCATTAAGTCAATGAGAGTGGGTGTGGTCTTGAACAGCCAGTCAGCGCTGACGAATGGCTGTAAGGACATTAGGAGGAATGAGGAGGGCGGGGTCAGAGTAGCATGGATGGACTTGAAGTTCTCTGAACCAATCAGATCTGCTCTTTGAAGGCTCCCCGGGCAGCAGTGGAGGCGGCGTTAGCGGCGGCGGTCTGCACCGTCTTGTTGGCCATGACGCCGGTGGCGAACTCCTGCTGCGCCTTCTCGAAACTGGCGCCAGTGGTTCGGTACAGCGCATGGACCtgcaaataaacacacacacgtttgaTTCTACTGGAAATAACGTCTATATGTAGGTACTTAAAACAACTAACCTGGCTAAAAATGAAGAGAAATGAAGGACTGAACTGGAAAAACAATTACAACTCCTACAATTTGACAGATTTTCACTTTGGTTATGGTTGTGTTATTTTTATactatttattaacattttgaatgacattttatttatatatattttttgttttcatgttattttaacattttgaattagattttatagttatattttttttgtattcattttaatttaacattttgaattagattttatttttatatgttcagttttcattttaatttgcattttattttaacattttgaattagcttttatttattattttcagttcattttaatttaacatttttattttttttattttcagcttttatttttatatcttcatttatttttattatttcatttattcttttattcattttatttcaatttagtttaagttttagtgattttatattgatttaatttctatttaactttgaagttttcattttaattttgcattttatttgaacattttgcttttattcatcattttcagttttcattttgatttaacattttgaattagttttatttttatattttcagctttcatttttatatcttcattttatttcaatttagtttaagtttgaatgattttatattggtttaatttctatttaactaagttttcattttaatttgcactttaatttaacatttttgaattagattttatttttatatgttcagttctcattttaatttgcattttattttaacattttgaattagcttttatttattattttcagttcattttaatttaacattttgaattttttttttcagcttttatttttatatcttcatttatttttatttcatttattcattttatttcaatttagtttaagttttagtgattttatattggtttaatttctatttaactaagttttcattttaatttgcactttaatttaacattttgacttagattttatttttatatgtttagttttcattttaattagcattttatttcaacattttgaattagcttttatcattttcagttttcattgtaatttaacatttttaatgttttatttttatatcttcattttatttccatttagtttaagtttggTGATTTTATATTggttttttaatttcaatttaacttatttaatttaattttatttcagtctcacttttagtacttcaacttattttattttagtttaatttttgtgtACATTTAAGTATAAATTTAgtgaacaataacaacactgttatGGTAAATGTCCAAGTAGGTGCATCTGAGGTgaagcaaatatatttatatgacaTGAGTTTTGTGTTTAAGGTGAATCACCTTTTTAAACATGATGAGAGACATGACAGCCGACGCGGTGAAGAGGGCAGCGATCAGGATCATGATGATGCCGACGGGAATACTCGTGTTCAGCCCGGTCAGCGCAGAGATCCAgccactacacacacacacacacacacacatacacacacacacacagaatcagTCATTATATCACATAGTCTATGATGAAACAATGTAAAGAAAGTGCAAGTGTCTGTgtctgaaattaacatttttttttttttatgggggaaattttttttattcataaaaatcaGCATGTCATCCATTTATGTCACACACTTCATCTGAACAAACTAAATGATAAATTATCAAGTGAAGAATTATGACCAAGTATAAATTCTGTAAACGAtccatttttaataatgattcaGTCACTATGTTTGATTAAACAGCTCTATACGGTCTGTGGTCACAGTAGGTTATGATGTATTCACTGTTAGaagttttaaaattgtaaattttTGGAGTTtagaaagcattttaaaaatagacTGGAATCTATTTGCAGTCTAATGTGTTTTCTCACCTGGCTCCCCAGCCTGTAATGCCAATGGCTTGTAGTACATGGACACCAAACTGACAGATATAGACGAAGAAGAACACAAAGAACCTAAAAGAGCTGTCACTCcttcagagagagaaagagaaaatggtTACAATCTGAATTCTCCATAAaggtacagtgtgtgtgtgtttttttatacCTGAATGCCCCATACAGGGGTCTGTACCAGCAGACAAATGAACAGGGTGTAAACAGCATGAACCAGAGCATAGCCAGCCCAAAATCCACTCCCCTCGACGCATCCACACAGAACCACGACAAACAGCCGAATATATTTGCAAACAGCGTCCCCGTGTGGACTGCAGGAGAATAACAAGAGAGAAGAGACTATGAAGAAACATCACCCATGTGTTATTCTTATGGAGAATAATGTAGGAGAAAAAAACCCCACTATAAAGCTTTTTTACAAAAACTGATTAAAACTGactaaattgttaaaaaaaaaaaatttctaaaATACATAGCGACTGTTTAGCAACcttaaacaatgtttaaaataaaactgaaacgagagagaaaatacaaattaaattaaagggttagttcacccaaaaatgaaaatattgtcattaattactcaccctcatgctgttccacacccgtaagaccttcacttgtcttctgaacacaaatgaagatctttttgatgaaatctgagccttctgtccctctatagaagcctaaattcaatccgttcatcatataaagcaatcgagtttcttcagaaaatttggactaaaccactaaattcatatggattagttttgcgatctctttatgaactttttgaagcatcaaagtgtcagttgcgtagcagtctatggaagtacagaaacctctcagatttcatcaaaaagttcttcatttgtgttctgaagatgaacgaaagtcttacgggtgtggaacgacatgatggtgagtaaataatgacattattttcatttttgggtgaactaaccctttaaccccccaattcatttataatttttatgaatgttttatccAAGAACCTGTTAATAATTCAAGTGGTCTAAACATTCACCATCTCTGTTATATTAACAGAAACATTTCAAAACCTCTTCAGAGTCACTCAGAAGCCGCTCCATTAATAGTCAAGCTCAAAACCAGACTGTTCAATCATTTATATAATCTAAAGCAGAGCCAGAACGCCACGAACCCATCATTGACAGGGAATCCTCCTGCTGGAATCAACATCAAGGCATTTTCCACCAACaccatgtgtttttttgttttttgttttttaacaacagGTTAGTGAAAGAAGCAGCAtaaccttcagaaaatgttgATTGTAAACCTCAGGAGgtcaaactaaacatttatctaagctattttattttgtatttcttttatatgaggtttgcaaattaaaaaaaaaaaaatgaatgggattatTGGTAACCACTTTGTGGGtgtcacaataaaaaaagaacataattGGGAGCTCAAGTTGCACCCTATTCATGGAAAATGCTTTCAGTCTCAGAGTCAACTGCAGTTTTGGTGTGGAATGTTAtaccagagagagagaaaataccTTATGGTTCTttcaccacatttactgcacaAATAACTCTGGTCCCTCTCTGTCTCTGCTCAATTCCCTCCCAAATTCCTACACAACAAGGTCAGGCGAAATTTAAAGTCTAGTCTGATGATACTAGTCACATGATACCTCAAATCACATGATGCATGGCGGCTCCGCCCCTCCCTTGCTTGTCTAATACCATGTGACTGATCGCCTCCAGTATGAAACTCATCAAATAGAAGTCAATGACCAAACATATTCTCTGGGAGACACAAACGGTGCTTAAGTCTATAAAGTTCATTTCATTTTCCCAGAAGTCTTTACACTGTTATTACATATACAAACAACCTTCCCAAACAGACACGGACAAAACTCATCAGCATGTGAGTAAACACTAATGCACACCCTCTGTATGtgtctttctttgtgtttttgtctttctttgtgtttttgtctttctttcttcagtcgaaaagaaatgaaggtttttgaggaaaacattccaggatttttctccatatagtggacttcactggggttcaacgggttgaaggtccaaatgtcagtttcagtgcagcttcaaagagctctacacgatcccagacgaggaataagggtcttatctagagaaatgatcggtcattttctaaaaaaaaataaaaatgtatatactttttaaccacaaatgctcatcttgcatcacgttggaaaggtcacatgtgacgtaggcggaagtaccgagcaagtgtttacgaagcgaacgtgcaaagactaagtcaaacagcctttacaaaaaaaaaaaagttacaataatgtcggatgattttgaagttggaggagaaaatgagttttCGCCCtacctggaatgttttcctcaaaaaccttaatttctgttcgactgaagaaagaaagacatgaacatcttggatgacatgggggtgagtaaattatcaggaaattttaattttgtgaactaatcctttaaaatcaTCTTTTTGTAgcgcttatttaaaaaaaataaataccactTAGAATGCTACTCAAGGTTCCTAGTGAATATTTTCCACCTTTTGTCTGACCTATATAATTAAAACAGGCTTTTTTATGTTACTCTACCATTAAGACTCCTACTGTATATGTAAATGGCCTCTGTTGTCCGGCCTTCATAGGCATAATGTTTGGTTTCAGTTTGGCAGCTTTTTTTGGACTGTTGGAATTGGTCGAGGGATACTCACACATCCAGAGATAGTACATGATCTTGACGGTTTTCTGGAACTCCACAGGTATGTCCACCGATATGTCATGATAGAAACACGGACCCACCGGAAACTTCTCTGGAAGAGGCGGCCAGTTGTTTTTCCTGCCTTAAAAACAGGAAGCAAACaggaaaaaagaattaaaaatagaaagaaagagGTGGATGATGCAACATGAGCACAATGAAAAACGGTGGTTAACTGGGGTACAATTGCAACAGAACGGTAATGTAACTTGTAACTCATGGCAACTTTTATGCAATTTTTGGTTAGAATAAGCCGCaaacttgtagttcggttctcttggttctttagTTCTGAAccaaaaagaaaagataaaTTTAGTCCTGGTTAGCTTAGCATTCACACTGCCAGTTTTAAGACCGGATCTAAAGAAAAATCACCAGatatgcttgagcattctgtccttgtTAGTGGTTGCATCGTGTGACATCACGTcatgtttttggttcgtttagatgtctttggtccgtgctGCATTAATATTTCAGTCGAACCGCACCAGATTTCGTTTGGAAGTGGATCGAAACCCACCTTTTCAGGGGTCTCAATCTGCTTGTTTGGTGCACACCAGGGTTCAGATGGCAGTGTTTACACTTACTCAAATGAACcgcattaaaaaagcaaacgCATCAGAGTTCGTTTTACCCGAACCAAACCTGAACACATCCTCAATCAGATTTTATGCTGAATTGTGAATATATAAATCTAACCTGCCCCATATGTTGTGTAAAAATAACTGTgctggcaaagctaaatttgctgctcaagaaactttccttattattatcagtgttgaaaacagatgtgctgcttcatatttttctggaaacttttaaggattctttgaagaatataaagttcaaaagaacagcattaatttgaaacaaaaaccttttgtaatattataaatatctttacggtcacttttgatcaaacttTTTGATCAAGCGGCTCATGAACCAATAACCTCttcttactagttaatttatatcatcaaataaacatgaatgaaccacattttaaccacagaaagacatcagtacacataatttttttttaagttcaagtccaccaacattgatctactaactcccctgacggACAAAAAGGCGGATTCAGCGTTATACTTGGTTAGATCACCTGTCAAttaaactcccggcgaagggttaattgggcgggttttgttgtgaaaacctgacAACCCTGGTTACTACATTCTAAAAAGACACTAGGTTGTTTTTTCTACCAAGTTGCTGGGTTGAGCCTGTTGGGTCATTTTTCTCAtggttgggtagtttttgtgtaacTCAGCCATTGGGTTAGATGCTGGTCAATCTCACTGACAGTTAAACAATACACCCCTCCCCCACCCGCTCTCAGATGCAACAACCCAGCAGTGgcttaaggccccgatatacttcaagcgaagttctttttcattcttcgtTTAGAGGTAAAACGAAGTTCGAAATACGTGAGCAGCTATATACTGTAGTCAAACATCTGAcgccgcccacactgctgagagtgaCAGTttgatgaatatgtaaatatgtgcagCAGCGCACTTtactctcaataacaaaataacacaacaaaattgataaactatttttaataacGCATCTGATCATGGCAACGTGGATATGTTTGTTTGCACGAGCTCTGTAATTCGTCACTCCAGTAAAGTCACCTCATGTTTATATTATAACAATCGTTTATATTCATAAATTCAAGTAGCTTTACCGTATTAAACACGAACAT is a window encoding:
- the scamp1 gene encoding secretory carrier-associated membrane protein 1, which encodes MSDFDSNPFADPDFSNPFQDPSVTQVTRTAPPGLEEYNPFTDSKPVPPGSAPKSVPPTANTQPAIMKPTEEPPAYTQPQQTQDQARAQAELLRRQEELERKAAELDRREREMQSLSASGGRKNNWPPLPEKFPVGPCFYHDISVDIPVEFQKTVKIMYYLWMFHTGTLFANIFGCLSWFCVDASRGVDFGLAMLWFMLFTPCSFVCWYRPLYGAFRSDSSFRFFVFFFVYICQFGVHVLQAIGITGWGASGWISALTGLNTSIPVGIIMILIAALFTASAVMSLIMFKKVHALYRTTGASFEKAQQEFATGVMANKTVQTAAANAASTAARGAFKEQI